A part of Myxococcus landrumus genomic DNA contains:
- a CDS encoding SIR2 family NAD-dependent protein deacylase translates to METLLLDSKTWLLVLTGAGVSAESGVPTFRGLNGLWEGQPVESVASPEGFAKDPLRVWRFYSQRRAGAAEVSPNPGHTALVEWERHLGDRFLLATQNVDGLHRRAGSQRVVEMHGNLFTTRCSNVDCKRAPFPDTTVYPDGTVPGCKDCGSLLRPHIVWFGEYLDPADLERIQGFAQRAVSSGGRLVFLAAGTSGVVYPASGMVDQVRAMGGETWLVNLETTESALRFKHFIQGKSGEVLPKLGRLV, encoded by the coding sequence ATGGAAACGCTCCTTCTCGACTCGAAAACCTGGCTGCTCGTCCTCACTGGCGCGGGAGTCTCCGCCGAGAGCGGAGTCCCCACCTTCCGAGGACTCAACGGACTCTGGGAGGGGCAGCCCGTCGAGTCCGTGGCTTCCCCCGAGGGCTTCGCCAAGGACCCCCTGCGCGTGTGGCGCTTCTATTCGCAGCGGCGCGCGGGCGCGGCGGAGGTCTCGCCGAATCCCGGCCACACGGCGCTGGTCGAGTGGGAGCGCCACCTGGGAGACCGCTTCCTCCTGGCCACCCAGAACGTGGACGGACTGCACCGACGCGCGGGCAGTCAGCGCGTGGTGGAGATGCACGGCAACCTCTTCACGACCCGCTGCAGCAACGTCGACTGCAAGCGCGCGCCGTTCCCCGACACCACCGTGTATCCCGATGGCACCGTTCCGGGCTGCAAGGACTGCGGCTCTCTGCTCCGTCCGCACATCGTCTGGTTCGGCGAGTACCTGGACCCCGCGGACCTGGAGCGCATCCAGGGCTTCGCGCAGCGTGCCGTGAGCTCGGGCGGGCGCCTGGTCTTCCTGGCGGCGGGCACCTCGGGCGTCGTCTATCCGGCGTCCGGCATGGTCGACCAGGTCCGCGCCATGGGCGGTGAGACCTGGCTCGTCAACCTGGAGACCACGGAGAGCGCCCTGCGCTTCAAGCACTTCATCCAGGGCAAGAGTGGCGAAGTGCTTCCGAAGCTGGGGCGCCTCGTGTGA
- a CDS encoding serine/threonine protein kinase: protein MAAPCPHCGSTDGVDHLCAGQSLQLIGQVLDGRYKIESVLGQGGMGMVFRATQTSVQRPVAVKTLNPSLAAAPQFFERFRREAEIASRLRHPNIITIFDFGRAPDGTCYYVMELLQGESLKEVVKREGPMSLRRATSLIEQATQGLAHAHTEGCVHRDLKPHNIMVQDLSGRDFVKVLDFGLVKALEAEEEEQLTSTGQVLGTPQYMPPEQAGGESVDQRSDLYSMAGVLYFCLTGSSPFGANTVRKALTASLTQQVPPVNSKRQGAPVPVALDAFFKKALSPEKDDRYQNAQEFIDAMLDTVIDASPEQLDAMPSGGASSGVSERGSGSRHGSRAGRPGGSGSGVRSASRVGAGPGRGSTPSNVQVARSQVGNAGGNTSASRVRAGAAKAAPPPAPLPEEPEGMSTGKKIAFIAVPLVLLGVGGAVVLGSKGDTKAPTTQQVVEVARDNPETKLGTTGHEAQAAAPQTLRVKFNSTPPGAAIFEGEEQIGTTPIELMLPRDKSHQLSFRLANHKSEERSLNFSRVAGDSQTVDVTLEAVRTASPSRPKPPRSGNSGSDITVFE from the coding sequence ATGGCTGCCCCCTGTCCCCATTGCGGAAGTACCGACGGCGTCGACCACCTCTGCGCAGGCCAGAGCCTCCAGCTCATCGGCCAGGTGCTCGATGGCCGCTACAAGATTGAAAGCGTGCTCGGCCAGGGCGGAATGGGCATGGTGTTTCGCGCCACGCAGACGTCCGTGCAGCGCCCCGTCGCGGTGAAGACGCTGAACCCGTCACTCGCCGCCGCGCCCCAGTTCTTCGAGCGCTTCCGTCGAGAGGCGGAGATCGCCAGCCGCCTGCGCCACCCGAACATCATCACCATCTTCGACTTCGGCCGCGCGCCCGATGGCACCTGCTACTACGTGATGGAGCTGTTGCAGGGCGAAAGCCTCAAGGAGGTCGTCAAGCGCGAGGGCCCCATGTCCCTGCGCCGCGCCACCAGCCTCATCGAGCAGGCCACCCAGGGCCTCGCCCACGCGCACACCGAGGGCTGCGTCCACCGGGACCTGAAGCCGCACAACATCATGGTGCAGGACCTGAGCGGACGGGACTTCGTCAAGGTGCTGGACTTCGGTCTCGTCAAGGCACTCGAGGCCGAGGAGGAAGAGCAGCTCACGTCCACGGGCCAGGTGCTGGGTACGCCGCAGTACATGCCGCCGGAGCAGGCCGGTGGTGAGTCGGTGGACCAGCGCTCGGACCTGTACTCGATGGCGGGCGTGCTCTACTTCTGCCTCACGGGCAGCTCGCCGTTCGGGGCGAACACCGTGCGAAAGGCGCTCACCGCGTCCCTCACGCAGCAGGTGCCGCCCGTCAACAGCAAGCGCCAGGGCGCCCCCGTCCCCGTCGCGCTGGATGCCTTCTTCAAGAAGGCCCTGTCCCCCGAGAAGGACGACCGCTACCAGAACGCGCAGGAGTTCATCGACGCGATGCTGGACACCGTCATCGACGCGAGCCCCGAGCAGCTCGACGCCATGCCCAGCGGTGGCGCCAGCTCTGGCGTGAGTGAGCGAGGCAGTGGCAGCCGCCATGGCAGTCGCGCGGGACGTCCAGGTGGCAGTGGCAGCGGTGTGCGCTCCGCCTCGCGCGTGGGTGCGGGCCCCGGCCGGGGTTCCACGCCGTCCAACGTCCAGGTGGCGCGCAGCCAGGTGGGGAACGCGGGCGGCAACACGTCCGCCAGCCGCGTTCGCGCCGGCGCCGCCAAGGCCGCGCCGCCACCTGCTCCGCTTCCCGAGGAGCCGGAGGGCATGTCCACGGGCAAGAAGATCGCCTTCATCGCGGTGCCGCTCGTGCTGCTCGGCGTTGGCGGCGCGGTGGTGCTGGGAAGCAAGGGCGACACCAAGGCGCCGACCACGCAGCAGGTGGTCGAGGTCGCGCGGGACAACCCCGAGACGAAGCTGGGTACCACGGGCCACGAGGCTCAGGCCGCGGCGCCCCAGACGTTGCGCGTGAAGTTCAACTCCACGCCACCAGGGGCCGCCATCTTCGAGGGGGAGGAGCAGATTGGCACCACGCCCATCGAGTTGATGCTCCCCCGCGACAAGTCGCACCAGCTCAGCTTCCGGCTCGCGAACCACAAGTCCGAGGAGCGCTCGCTCAACTTCAGCCGCGTGGCGGGAGACAGCCAGACGGTGGACGTGACGCTGGAGGCGGTCCGCACCGCGTCACCGTCCAGGCCCAAGCCCCCGCGTTCGGGGAACTCGGGCTCGGATATCACCGTGTTCGAGTAG
- a CDS encoding ABC-F family ATP-binding cassette domain-containing protein, giving the protein MSLVIAQDLSLSYGKKVLFDSDSFTLGPKDRVGLVGANGTGKSTLMKILAGVIQPDSGSLTYRRRARWGYLPQEIAGLPEGTVVEAVMSTVPGRDTLESRLKDTEAALAEALDEEDQLELAQSLADLHAELDDFENRFGKHHAERILKGLGFKDADLLKPTSALSGGWRMRAALAGLLLQDPDLLLLDEPTNHLDVPTLTWFDGFLRRSNKAMVLISHDKDFLNRQIDRVVSLELEGVREYAGNYDEYKRLRAEEKVLLQARAEKVEARRAELQSFIDRFGAKATKAKQAQSRAKMIEKLEKVHVLEERSTMKFRFPEVERSGRDVVTLEGITKRYGAQTVYDHLSGRVERGQRIAVVGANGAGKTTLLRMVAGELVPDSGTVTLGHNVVVGYYAQHHADKLDRQNTIIEEVRPLAADKPESYVRGVLGAFLFSGDDVEKPIGVLSGGERARVALAKLLLVPSNFLLMDEPTNHLDLDSAEMLIEALKLYSGTLLFVSHSRSFINGLSTQVWEVADGKLTPHPGNLDDYLYHQEQQRLEAEAAAGGSVAGRGEKASSGPMTEKERKRLEAEARQRRSVVEGPLKKEIARLEERIAKVEAEQKEREGLLADPVLYNDFARAKPLMDAHREGKSTLEDLYAQWEVAQEKLAQATASLN; this is encoded by the coding sequence ATGAGCCTCGTCATCGCCCAGGACCTCAGCCTCTCCTATGGAAAGAAGGTCCTCTTCGACAGTGACAGCTTCACCCTCGGCCCCAAGGACCGTGTAGGCCTCGTCGGCGCCAACGGGACGGGCAAGAGCACCTTGATGAAGATCCTGGCGGGCGTGATTCAGCCCGACTCGGGGTCCCTCACGTACCGGCGGCGGGCCCGCTGGGGGTACCTGCCCCAGGAAATCGCCGGACTTCCGGAGGGCACGGTGGTGGAGGCGGTGATGAGCACCGTCCCCGGCCGAGACACCCTGGAGAGCCGCCTGAAGGACACCGAGGCGGCGCTCGCGGAGGCCTTGGACGAGGAGGACCAACTGGAATTGGCCCAGTCCCTGGCGGACCTGCACGCGGAGCTGGACGACTTCGAGAACCGCTTCGGCAAGCACCACGCCGAGCGCATCCTCAAGGGACTGGGCTTCAAGGACGCGGACCTGCTCAAGCCTACGTCGGCCCTGTCGGGGGGATGGCGGATGCGTGCGGCGCTCGCCGGGCTGCTGCTCCAGGACCCGGACCTCCTGCTCCTCGACGAGCCCACCAACCACCTGGATGTCCCCACGCTCACGTGGTTCGACGGCTTCCTGCGCCGCTCCAACAAGGCGATGGTGCTCATCTCCCACGACAAGGACTTCCTCAACCGGCAGATAGACCGGGTGGTGTCGCTGGAGCTGGAGGGCGTGCGCGAGTACGCCGGCAACTACGACGAATACAAGCGCCTGCGTGCCGAGGAGAAGGTGTTGCTCCAGGCCCGGGCGGAGAAAGTGGAGGCTCGCCGCGCGGAGCTCCAGTCCTTCATCGACCGCTTCGGCGCGAAGGCGACCAAGGCGAAGCAGGCGCAGAGCCGCGCCAAGATGATCGAGAAGCTGGAGAAGGTCCACGTCCTGGAAGAGCGGTCGACGATGAAGTTCCGCTTCCCGGAAGTGGAGCGCAGCGGCCGCGACGTGGTGACGCTCGAGGGCATCACGAAGCGCTACGGCGCCCAGACTGTGTATGACCATCTCTCCGGCCGGGTGGAGCGAGGCCAGCGCATCGCCGTGGTGGGTGCCAACGGCGCCGGCAAGACGACGCTCCTGAGGATGGTGGCCGGAGAGCTGGTGCCGGACTCGGGCACGGTGACGCTCGGGCACAACGTGGTGGTGGGCTATTACGCGCAGCACCACGCGGACAAGCTGGACCGGCAGAACACCATCATCGAGGAGGTCCGTCCGCTCGCGGCCGACAAGCCGGAGAGCTACGTGCGCGGCGTGCTGGGCGCGTTCCTCTTCAGCGGCGATGACGTGGAGAAGCCCATCGGCGTGCTCAGCGGTGGAGAGCGGGCGCGTGTGGCGCTGGCCAAGCTCCTCCTGGTGCCGTCCAACTTCCTGCTGATGGACGAGCCCACCAACCACCTGGACCTCGACTCGGCCGAGATGTTGATTGAGGCGCTGAAGCTCTACAGCGGCACGCTGCTGTTCGTCAGCCACAGCCGCAGCTTCATCAACGGCCTGTCGACGCAGGTCTGGGAAGTGGCGGATGGGAAGCTGACGCCTCACCCGGGCAACCTCGACGACTACCTCTACCATCAGGAGCAGCAGCGCCTGGAGGCGGAGGCCGCCGCGGGTGGCTCGGTGGCGGGGCGGGGCGAGAAGGCTTCGTCTGGTCCCATGACGGAGAAGGAGCGCAAGCGCCTGGAGGCGGAGGCTCGTCAGCGCAGGAGCGTCGTGGAGGGGCCGCTCAAGAAGGAGATTGCCCGGCTCGAGGAGCGCATCGCCAAGGTGGAGGCCGAGCAGAAGGAGCGCGAGGGCCTGCTGGCGGACCCCGTCCTCTACAACGACTTCGCGCGGGCCAAGCCGTTGATGGATGCGCACCGCGAGGGCAAGTCGACGCTCGAGGACCTCTATGCGCAGTGGGAAGTCGCGCAGGAGAAGCTGGCGCAGGCGACCGCGTCGTTGAACTGA
- a CDS encoding ATP-binding protein: MDIRTQSALLASIIGLALGVSMLLRPGRPKVLTLYSVFALTVAGYYLSFFFHSLFPADAYPWAYRISLGITILVASLVPGAAVGFFLEFLDVSKGTHLAGRRLAVLSVFLGLAVAVTPLADKVWARVAMGVWVLGSLLASVSLLLHRVRSNESRIEQLRLMYLAIGAGAGIFFSALDFLSSVIPIPTLGPVFTTLYLFFLAQTLLRLRLMDLHELLGKIASQTVLAVILAAVFTVLTAWVGEDAGLFVFNTVVAAFVVLILLDPLRTKVDEMVVRLFFRERFALLDALGTLRARMANVIEISELATLVLDTLHETGRVTHSSVYLLAEDRPGYRLLDSRGPLPVPFLDTAAARGLLFAVASGQKAVLLENVERRGATMRLQSVEGRRYRDELKRLNDTRSALIQMKAGISVPLVGNDRVIGFLNLWDERVPEAYASDEIALILEVAEKLTTVLENSKLYEKIRERDRLAALGEMAAGLAHEIRNPLGAIKGAAQCLDPRQLPGEDGEFLEVIVEEVNRLNGVVTAFLDYARPMKQSFGPTDLNEVVTRTMRLIQNDVPANVSLAVELDLLLPRVDGDAEQLKQVLINLVQNAVQALDTREGRITVRTERPERFGEFRNAGGEVMEVRVSDNGPGIPSDQQPHIFVPFFTTKQKGTGLGLAICQRIVKNHGGSISVQSKAGEGTTFIIRMPTLPPEKPEEGLVVEGTHAAPPAARISQSFPMPDELREPPSSPTDEPKPKRERRRKAG, encoded by the coding sequence ATGGACATCCGGACACAGAGTGCCCTGCTGGCATCCATCATCGGGCTCGCCCTGGGCGTGTCCATGTTGTTGCGCCCGGGCCGACCCAAGGTCCTGACCCTGTACTCCGTCTTCGCCCTGACGGTGGCCGGGTACTACCTCTCGTTCTTCTTCCACAGCCTCTTCCCCGCCGATGCCTACCCCTGGGCGTACCGCATCTCCCTGGGCATCACCATTCTCGTGGCCTCGCTCGTGCCGGGCGCCGCCGTGGGGTTCTTCCTCGAGTTCTTGGATGTCAGCAAGGGAACACACCTGGCAGGTCGGCGGCTCGCCGTCCTGTCGGTCTTCCTGGGCCTGGCCGTGGCCGTCACCCCCTTGGCCGACAAGGTGTGGGCTCGAGTGGCCATGGGTGTCTGGGTGCTCGGCTCCCTGCTCGCCTCGGTTTCGTTGCTCCTCCACCGGGTTCGCAGCAACGAGTCCCGCATCGAGCAACTGAGGCTGATGTACCTGGCCATTGGAGCGGGCGCGGGCATCTTCTTCTCGGCGCTCGACTTCCTGAGCAGCGTCATTCCGATTCCGACGCTCGGGCCGGTCTTCACCACGCTGTATCTGTTCTTCCTCGCGCAGACGCTGTTGCGGCTGCGGCTGATGGACCTGCACGAGCTGTTGGGGAAGATTGCCTCGCAGACGGTGCTGGCCGTCATCCTCGCGGCGGTCTTCACGGTGCTGACGGCGTGGGTGGGCGAGGACGCGGGGCTGTTCGTCTTCAACACCGTGGTGGCGGCCTTCGTGGTCCTCATCCTGTTGGACCCGCTGCGCACCAAGGTGGATGAGATGGTGGTGCGCCTGTTCTTCCGCGAGCGCTTCGCGTTGCTCGACGCGCTGGGGACGTTGCGCGCGCGCATGGCCAACGTGATTGAAATCTCGGAGCTGGCGACGCTCGTGCTCGACACGCTCCATGAGACGGGCCGCGTGACACACTCGTCGGTGTACCTGCTGGCGGAGGACCGGCCCGGCTACCGGCTGTTGGACTCGCGAGGCCCCTTGCCCGTGCCGTTCCTGGACACGGCGGCGGCGCGCGGATTGTTGTTCGCGGTGGCCAGCGGACAGAAGGCGGTGCTGCTGGAGAACGTGGAGCGGCGCGGCGCGACGATGCGACTCCAGTCGGTGGAAGGCCGGCGCTACCGCGACGAGCTCAAGCGGCTGAACGACACGCGCTCGGCGCTCATCCAGATGAAGGCGGGCATCAGCGTGCCGCTGGTGGGCAATGACCGCGTCATCGGCTTCCTGAACCTGTGGGATGAGCGAGTGCCGGAGGCGTATGCGTCCGACGAGATTGCCCTCATCCTCGAGGTGGCCGAGAAGCTGACGACGGTGCTGGAGAACTCGAAGCTCTACGAGAAGATTCGAGAGCGAGATCGCCTCGCGGCGCTGGGTGAGATGGCGGCGGGCCTGGCACACGAGATTCGCAATCCGCTGGGAGCCATCAAGGGCGCGGCGCAGTGTCTGGACCCTCGTCAGCTTCCGGGCGAGGACGGTGAGTTCCTCGAGGTCATCGTCGAGGAGGTCAACCGCCTCAACGGCGTGGTGACGGCGTTCCTCGACTACGCGCGCCCCATGAAGCAGAGCTTCGGCCCCACGGACCTGAACGAGGTCGTGACGCGCACGATGCGGCTCATCCAGAACGACGTGCCGGCCAACGTGTCGCTCGCGGTGGAGCTGGACCTGCTGCTGCCTCGAGTGGATGGGGATGCGGAGCAGCTCAAGCAGGTGCTCATCAACCTGGTGCAGAACGCGGTGCAGGCGCTGGACACACGCGAGGGCCGCATCACCGTGCGCACGGAGCGCCCCGAGCGCTTCGGCGAGTTCCGCAACGCGGGCGGCGAGGTGATGGAGGTGCGCGTCTCCGACAACGGACCGGGCATTCCCTCGGACCAGCAGCCGCACATCTTCGTGCCCTTCTTCACGACGAAGCAGAAGGGCACGGGGCTGGGGCTCGCCATCTGCCAGCGCATCGTGAAGAACCACGGAGGCAGCATCTCCGTGCAGAGCAAGGCAGGCGAAGGGACCACGTTCATCATCCGCATGCCCACCCTGCCTCCGGAGAAGCCCGAGGAGGGACTCGTCGTCGAGGGCACCCACGCGGCGCCTCCCGCCGCGCGCATCTCCCAGTCCTTCCCCATGCCGGACGAACTGCGCGAGCCGCCCTCGTCTCCCACCGACGAGCCGAAGCCCAAGAGAGAGCGGCGGCGCAAGGCGGGATGA
- a CDS encoding transglycosylase SLT domain-containing protein — translation MKLFFSKLAVVASSVLLSAQAPAPQVPAPEVTASEAPTPHTENAPSEAQLSPPPDAEKAPLPEGFVEVLNPAFPNAAPPAPVVHRGRRYALEDLSPYFGEGKKKEARAAFDKGQFSRARELLKTEGDSPPVRYLRALAALRSGDEETAAKELAALAPDYPALKDRCLTHAGVALEGLRRFDESAVLLAQVLPESRLYVDARLALSRVLRKKKDAAGAMAALEPLTSRAAPSWGRNVGAEALMAIADIAAEKKDRTAERTALWRLWGSHPLSPLALQAERRLKGQTPPVDAKVARGEQLVELHRNKQGLTQLEPLLPKLVLPEALACRAHFAYGKGLRKERQHTRAIEVLSQVVAKCTDRDLLARALYVLGSSRSIVDSSRGTDTYERLAREFPDHSFADDALFYAADLYVKTDRPKEAMARLDELARLYPQGDFLGEALFKAYWIARTSKVEDAGLSFLDRIEQRFAQADESYDVERARYWRARTYQDQGNIQGAADLFEKIAVDHPATYYGLMARSQLGSVDPARLERITPDIFAVPEAASPWPLFAGPMGEDPHFRAGIELLRLGFPEAVSSELLAVSRTNQPAEAIRLLVLVLHEAGDERSAHAVARLALRKDLSGRITKETRVVWEVAYPNAFRELIEKHTSTAGVEADLLQALMREESALDPKALSWAGALGLTQLMPSTAKGVARELKLKRFTVEQLLQPDLNIRMGAHYLGGLLKRFGGHTPYAVGSYNAGPGAVNRWRADKPDLPLDAWVEEIPISETRGYIKRVLRSYNTYQLLYGRAPKLPVIKSASR, via the coding sequence ATGAAGCTCTTCTTCTCCAAGCTCGCCGTCGTCGCTTCCTCGGTCCTCCTGTCCGCGCAGGCTCCCGCTCCCCAGGTCCCCGCCCCAGAGGTGACGGCCTCCGAAGCCCCCACGCCTCACACGGAGAACGCGCCCTCGGAGGCGCAGTTGTCGCCGCCGCCGGACGCGGAGAAGGCCCCGCTGCCCGAAGGCTTCGTGGAGGTCCTCAACCCCGCGTTCCCCAACGCCGCGCCCCCCGCACCGGTCGTCCACCGAGGCCGCCGCTACGCGCTGGAGGACCTGTCGCCGTACTTCGGGGAGGGGAAGAAGAAGGAGGCCCGCGCGGCCTTCGACAAGGGCCAGTTCAGCCGGGCGCGTGAGCTGCTCAAGACCGAGGGCGACTCGCCTCCGGTGCGATACCTGCGGGCGCTGGCCGCGCTGCGCTCGGGCGATGAAGAGACCGCCGCGAAGGAGCTGGCCGCGCTGGCGCCCGACTATCCCGCGCTGAAGGACCGGTGCCTCACGCATGCGGGTGTGGCGCTGGAGGGCTTGCGCCGCTTCGACGAATCCGCCGTGTTGCTGGCTCAGGTGCTTCCGGAGTCGCGGCTGTATGTGGATGCCCGGCTGGCGCTGTCGCGGGTGCTGCGCAAGAAGAAGGACGCGGCGGGCGCGATGGCCGCGCTGGAGCCGCTCACCTCGCGCGCCGCGCCCAGTTGGGGACGCAACGTGGGCGCCGAGGCGCTGATGGCCATCGCCGACATCGCCGCGGAGAAGAAGGACCGCACCGCCGAGCGCACCGCGCTGTGGCGACTGTGGGGCTCGCATCCCCTGTCACCCCTCGCGTTGCAGGCGGAGCGGCGGCTCAAGGGGCAGACGCCGCCCGTCGACGCGAAGGTGGCTCGGGGCGAGCAGTTGGTGGAGCTGCACCGCAACAAGCAGGGCCTCACGCAGCTGGAGCCGCTGCTGCCGAAGCTGGTCCTCCCGGAGGCGCTCGCGTGCCGCGCGCACTTCGCCTACGGCAAGGGACTGCGCAAGGAACGCCAGCACACGCGCGCCATCGAGGTCCTGTCCCAGGTGGTGGCGAAGTGCACGGACCGCGACCTGCTGGCGCGGGCACTGTACGTGCTGGGTTCGTCGCGCTCGATTGTCGACTCCTCGCGCGGAACGGACACGTACGAGCGGCTGGCTCGCGAGTTCCCGGACCACAGCTTCGCGGACGACGCGCTGTTCTACGCGGCGGACCTGTATGTGAAGACGGACCGCCCCAAGGAGGCGATGGCTCGGCTGGACGAGCTGGCGCGGCTGTATCCGCAAGGCGACTTCCTGGGCGAGGCGCTCTTCAAGGCGTACTGGATTGCGCGCACCAGCAAGGTGGAGGACGCGGGGCTGTCCTTCCTGGACCGCATCGAGCAGCGCTTCGCGCAAGCGGACGAGAGCTATGACGTGGAGCGCGCGCGCTACTGGCGGGCGCGGACGTACCAGGACCAGGGCAACATCCAGGGCGCGGCGGACCTGTTCGAGAAGATCGCCGTGGACCATCCCGCGACGTACTACGGGTTGATGGCGCGCTCGCAGCTCGGCTCGGTGGACCCGGCGCGGCTGGAGCGAATCACCCCGGACATCTTCGCGGTGCCGGAGGCCGCGAGCCCGTGGCCGCTGTTCGCGGGGCCCATGGGGGAAGACCCTCACTTCCGCGCGGGCATCGAGCTCCTGCGCTTGGGCTTCCCGGAGGCCGTGTCCTCCGAGCTGCTCGCGGTGAGCCGGACGAACCAGCCGGCGGAGGCCATCCGACTGTTGGTGCTCGTGCTGCACGAGGCGGGCGATGAGCGCTCCGCGCACGCGGTGGCACGGCTGGCGCTGCGCAAGGACTTGAGTGGCCGCATCACGAAGGAGACGCGGGTGGTGTGGGAGGTGGCCTATCCCAACGCGTTCCGCGAGCTCATCGAGAAGCACACGTCCACGGCGGGCGTGGAGGCGGACCTGCTCCAGGCGCTGATGCGCGAGGAGAGCGCGCTGGACCCGAAGGCGCTCTCGTGGGCCGGCGCGCTGGGGCTCACCCAGTTGATGCCCTCCACCGCGAAGGGCGTGGCGCGGGAGCTGAAGCTCAAGCGCTTCACGGTGGAGCAGTTGCTCCAGCCGGACCTCAACATCCGCATGGGTGCTCACTATCTCGGAGGATTGCTGAAGCGCTTCGGTGGACACACGCCGTACGCGGTGGGCAGCTACAACGCGGGCCCCGGCGCCGTGAATCGCTGGCGCGCGGACAAGCCCGACCTGCCGCTCGACGCGTGGGTGGAGGAGATTCCCATCTCCGAGACGCGTGGCTACATCAAGCGCGTGTTGCGTTCGTACAACACCTACCAGTTGCTCTACGGCCGGGCGCCCAAGCTGCCGGTCATCAAGTCCGCGTCGCGCTGA